A single genomic interval of bacterium harbors:
- the rplK gene encoding 50S ribosomal protein L11: MAKKVIAIVKLQLAAGSATPAPPVGPALGQHGVNIMEFCKAFNADTKNLAGLIIPAVVTIYNDRTFTFILKSPPAAVLLKQAAGIAKGSAIPNREKVGKVTKKQVEDIAQRKMKDLNAQSLEQAIKIIAGTARSMGITVEEG, translated from the coding sequence ATGGCTAAAAAAGTTATCGCTATCGTTAAATTGCAGCTCGCCGCCGGCAGCGCCACGCCTGCGCCTCCGGTCGGTCCTGCTCTGGGCCAGCACGGCGTGAATATAATGGAATTCTGCAAGGCCTTCAATGCCGATACCAAGAACCTCGCGGGACTGATCATCCCCGCGGTCGTGACGATCTATAATGACCGAACCTTCACCTTTATCCTTAAGAGCCCCCCGGCCGCAGTTCTTCTTAAGCAGGCGGCGGGCATTGCCAAAGGTTCGGCGATACCTAACCGGGAGAAGGTCGGCAAAGTGACCAAGAAACAGGTCGAGGATATCGCCCAGCGGAAGATGAAAGATCTTAACGCGCAGTCATTGGAACAGGCCATCAAGATAATCGCCGGAACGGCGCGCAGCATGGGCATTACGGTGGAGGAAGGATGA
- the nusG gene encoding transcription termination/antitermination protein NusG has product MECFVVHTLTGHEQKVKRILQRVINEKNMAERFGKIIIPIENLVRVKKGKKIVEERRLYPGYIIIEMDPSDETLQIVNSIPGVTHFLGLKNKPIPLSEEEKDALLTQVEEAKTKVITKIPFAKGERVTVIDGPFTDFIGTIEAVYPEREKVKVVVVIFGRPTPIELGFHQLKSF; this is encoded by the coding sequence ATGGAGTGCTTCGTCGTTCATACCCTGACCGGGCACGAGCAGAAAGTCAAGCGGATCTTACAACGCGTGATCAACGAAAAGAACATGGCCGAGCGTTTTGGCAAGATCATCATCCCCATCGAAAACCTGGTGCGGGTCAAAAAAGGGAAAAAGATCGTTGAGGAACGGAGGCTCTACCCCGGCTACATCATCATCGAAATGGATCCATCCGATGAAACGCTTCAGATCGTCAACTCGATCCCGGGTGTCACGCATTTCCTCGGCCTGAAGAATAAACCGATACCGTTGAGCGAAGAAGAAAAGGATGCGCTCTTGACCCAGGTGGAAGAAGCCAAAACAAAGGTCATCACCAAGATCCCGTTTGCCAAAGGCGAGCGGGTCACGGTCATTGACGGTCCTTTCACCGATTTTATCGGAACGATCGAAGCCGTATACCCTGAACGGGAAAAGGTTAAGGTCGTCGTGGTTATATTCGGAAGACCAACGCCCATCGAGTTGGGTTTCCACCAGCTGAAGAGCTTCTAA